The sequence gcactttttgtgttgattgtctcagaatcagaatcaggtttattatcactgacttgtatgtcatgaaatttgttgttttgtgacagcagtacagtgcaaagacatacaaatcactataaattaataaatttataatgaaataaataaatagtgcaaacaaaagaaataaggaggtagtgttcatggaccgttcagaaatctgatggcgggagggaagaagctgttcctaaatctttgtgtgtgggtcttcaggctcctgtacctgctcctaGTAgcaagaagagggaatgtcctggatggtgaggggcctttgtgatggatgccgccgtcTTGAAGTACCGCctgttgatagtggggagggttgtgcccgtgatggagctggctgagtctacaaccctctgcagcctcttgtaatcctgtgcattggagcctctgtactaggctgtgatgcaaccagtcagaatgctctccaccttacatctgcaagtctttggtgagataTAATGACAGGACACTTGGAAAGCATTATTGGGATTAAATCTTGGGAATGAGGACAGATTGAGTTGACTGGGCCTATATTCGCTCAAATTTATAACAGAGAGGTAGAGATAGTTCTATGGACTTCGCAAACGCAGCAGTGAGGTAAGCATAGTATCCAAAATCTGGAAAGGTGAATAAATGGTTTCAAAAACTGTCATTTTCATCTTTATGTGCAATGCTGTGCCAGGAACTACATACAATGAATAAACTTTAATCATCCGATGAAATGTGCACTGATTCCGAAAAGATGCTGGAGGCAGTCGGCAGCTGAGGCAGCCTCTGTGCAGAAGGCACAGctctgttgatatttcaggtggaTGGCCCTTCACTGAAAAAAACAGATGgactatatttaagaaggaataGGCGAGGGAAAGGGTGACACACAATACATCAAATACAAATACATcaaaaaagacataaaattacatgCAAAGTGCTACAGTGCTGAGTAGGAAATAGTTAAATAACATAGATGATATCTAAATGAGAAGTCCTCTGTTGGTTTACACAATAAAACGGCATCTTACATGGTACCTACCTGTGGTGCCTACGTGGTACCTGCTCTGCTTGGTGTCATTTAAAAACAATCGTTAGCTTTTGTGAATCTTGTTTGTACTCTTGCAATTACATAACCAGGCAATTGTGTAACTTTCCAAGCCAGTTGTTTTGGGATTGACTGCATAGTTTGCAGGTATTGTTAGAAGTTTCTTCCCACAACCAAACATTTTTATCTCTCAGGTGAAACATTTgcaaatgaaatatgaaaaaaacaacaCTGAGCAAATTTAAAATGATCTTTCCTGTTCTGCTTCTTTTCTGACATGACGTTCACGCCTTGACCCTGCGGGTCGGGGACGATCAGCCATCCCGCTGATGGACGGGGACGAGCGCGTCACGGCCCTGGAGCGCGTTCTCGCGCCTCCCCGCGGGCACGCGGCGCAGCCGGGCCCGGCCGGTGCCTGACGGGAAGTGACGTCGGTCGGCGCGGCGCCTGAGTTCAGGGAAAGTTCGCGACGGTTCTGTGGTTTTTCGAGCGGGGCTGCGCGGCGATGAGCGTCGCCGGGGCCGGGACCGGGACTGGGGCCCCGACTCTGGGATGTCGCGCTCGGCGCTGGCGGTGACCGCGACGGGGAGAGCGGCCGGCCGCGTTTGTGAGGAGGGTTTTCGGCGGAGTCAGGTGGGCTGGGCGGGGGTCTGTGGGGCGTCGGGCTGAGTTGTGTGAGGCCGGGGCCGGGTAGGACAGCATCGGGAGGGCTGGGCAGAGGAGGGTCGGGGAGGGCCAGGCCCGGGAGGGCAGGGCCGGGGAGGGGAGGGCcaggctggggagggaggggagggccaggctgggaggggaggggagggccagGCTGGGGGGGGAGGGCCGGGCAGGGCTGGGCCGTGCCGGGCCGgactgggtggggaggggaggggagggtcggGCCGGGCCagactgggtggggaggggaggggagggtcggactgggtggggggggggggagaggaggggcggGCGGgactgggtggggaggggagggtcgggcgggactgggtgggggggggggggggggagggtcgggCCGGGCGGgactgggtggggggaggggagggtcggGCCGGACTggactgggtggggtggggggggggaggggaggggagggtcgggccggactgggtgggggggggaggggagggtcggGCCGGACTGGACtggactgggtggggggggggagggggggagggtcggGCCGgactgggtggtgggggggggggaggggagggtcggGCCGgactgggtggtgggggggggggggaggggagggtcgggccggactggtgggggggggggggggggggggggggtggggggggggggggaggggaggggaggtcggGCCGgactgggtgtgggggggggggaggggaggggagggcgggccggactgggtggtggggggggaggggaggggagggccggGCcggactgggtggggggggggaggggaggggagggccggaccgggtgggaggggaggggagggccgggccgggtggggggggaggggaggggagggccggACCGggtagggggggaggggagggtcggGCCcgactggggaggggagggtacgGCCGGGCTGGCAGTGGGCTTGGGAGGGGGCTGTTCAGACAATGAAGCAGGGCAGGGGCGGAGGTTCAGCTCCTCAATCTTTAGCCCTCTTTCGTGGACGAGGGATTGAGAATTTTATCAGTTTCTTGCGTactgcagattttgttttaaatcattttgtgAAATCCATTTAAATGCTAACCTGGAAGAATGTTTATATCCTTCAGGGAACTCATTTGCAAGTATGGTATTGGACACATTTTGAAACTTGTACTGTCCTTGCAGAGGAAGGATCAAAGTGCAAGTCGACAAGGAGCCGGATGATGACAAAGGGATGAAATGATTTCTTGGCTCAGTAACAGCAAAAAGTAATGGGCTGCGGGACAAGCAAAGTGCTGCCCGAGCCATCTAAAAACTTCCATTTGGATCTCGTCAAAACTGTGGAGCCATACACTGGCCAAAATGGAGATAAATACAAGCACTTTATTAAAGACAATACCATCAAGAATCGGAACAAGAACGATGCACCCCCACCTCATCAGACTAATGCCTACCAACAGAGTGGCCATTGGGACCAGCAAAATGATCCTAGGAGGAATAAAGTGGCCAAATATCGTGCCAAATTTGACCCCAGAGTGACTGCAAAGTATGACATCAAGGCATTGATTGGTAGAGGGAGTTTCAGTCGCGTAGTCAGAGTGGAACACAAAAGCACCAAACAGCCTTATGCAATAAAACTGATTGAGACAAAATACAAGGAAGGCAGGGAAGTATGCGAGTCTGAGCTCAATGTCCTCCGGAGAGTAAGGCATACAAATGTCATACAACTCATTGAAGTATTTGAGACGCAAGAGCGAGTATATATGGTAATGGAGCTTGCTACTGGAGGTGAACTTTTTGACAGGATCATAGCCAAAGGTTCCTTTACTGAACGTGATGCCACAAAAGTGTTGCAAATGGTTCTTGATGGAGTTAAATATTTGCACATACTGGGCATCACACACAGAGACCTGAAACCTGAAAACTTGCTGTATTATCACCCAGGTGCTGATTCTAAAATTATGATCACAGATTTTGGATTGGCAAGCACTCGAAAGAAAGGTGATGACTGTCTCATGAAGACGACCTGTGGCACCCCGGAATATATTGCTCCTGAAATCCTTGTGAGGAAGCCTTACACAAATTCTGTTGACATGTGGGCATTGGGTGTAGTTTCTTATATTTTGTTAAGTGGAACTATGCCCTTTGAAGATGATAATCGCACTCGATTATACAGGCAAATATTGAAGGGAAAATATAGTTACTCGGGAGAGGTAAGTGATTAGTGTTAAAATAAGGCATTTTGTATCAAAAATACTGGAATTAAGCAATCACATTATTTGAATATGTTCATTACATGAGCATTTACTTGATTAATTCCAGTGTATAGGAGTAAATTTGCAGTCACAGCAATGTTAACTTTGTATATAATATTTTGTATGtcattttgcatttgtttagTGAGTTACATTTCAAAATGAAGCAAACTAACCTTACTGATAGTCATAAATATTTAACATGTCAAAAGATATAGTATGCTCAGTGGGTATTCTCAGTGTCCTTGTCTCAAGGAAAACCTGCATTGACTTCCATCCCCAACTATACTTCTGATGCTGTACCTGTTGTTTCCCCTCTGGTCTTAGATGTACAGATCAATGCACCTGACGTGTAATTGGTCATCAATATCTCAGGTGCCTTGACTTAAAGCTCCATCAGAACTTGCTATTCTACAAAATTCTGTCTTCTATCACCACAACAATAATCCTAAATTCTTTTTCTGTAACACTGGATACTACTTTGCTGTATACTCTACCTTTTTTTCTAATAaatttgaagtattttgtttgtttttggcaCCAAGTTCAAAACAATTTGTTTAGCTGCTTCCAAAAGCCAGTCACTgcatcccctccccattccccaacaCCCTGGTCCTGAAATTCCATATCTGACCCTCATTGTGTCAGAGTATCCTTTTTCCTGCTTCACTCTTGCTCTCTGATGGATCATCTCAGTATGACTGACCTTTAATCCCAGATACACTCGGCTAAAGTTCTGATTACTCACTGAGTCTGTCTTCTCACTCACGAACCCATTTACTTATAAAAAGCACTATAATTAACACATTTTCAATTCTTCTGCACGCATTTTTGGTCCATCTCCAAACTCTTTCCTTTCCATGTTTCACCTCCTACTTTTATGTCCAGCTGCCCAACAGGTAAAATCTGACTACTTTTCCATGAAACAGCATGAAAATTTCCATTGTCACTAGTGCCATACTGTGACCATGGTGCATTATTTCTTGAAGTCTTCTATGTGATCAACCCCTTCATCCTCTGAAGGCTATCCTTCATTAAGTGGAAGAACCTTTCTTTTACTCTCAACATTTTATGATCCTTGTGCTTAGtagctgcatctatggagggtgtTTTACTATATGTAAGTAAAAGAAATCTAACAGATTTTCTCAAAATTGCTTATTCAAATGATCTATCAACTGTGAAAACTTTACCAAGCTGCCAACCAACAGCCACACTGAACCTATTACTTACCATCAAATATTGGGACATGCTCTGACAATGAAACAAGCTATTTAAACTTTTGGACATGGTTAATGGAATGTGTTATTCTAACCACTTGTTTGAAAGACATCTACTACTACATTGTTTTGTTGAGAATGCCAAGAATGTTGGGTGCACCACTCAGTTTTGGATGGTGTATCACATTCAGCTCTTCAAATACTAAAGCCGATGCACTATTTATGTCCTGGTATGATGCATGCCTCAGAGTTTAGTGCTGGGGCATTCCTGGTACAAGGACATAGTTAAATTTCCTTTAAGCATCTTAGTTTTTTTACTTGTAGATTTAAAAAGAATTATGTTAATGTAATCTGTACATCTAATATAACAATCCAAAAGAAAAATATGTAATTAGCTGTTTTTACTATACCTGTTTTGGTATTTGTCCTCAACCTCCAGGGTCTTTTATCACTCATTGGTGAGTGTTGCTGTGACTAAACATCAGAATAATTTTTGTCCCAAATGGTATGATGGGAATTTTGCTGTTTGTCAGGCCACTTGTAGAAATCCATTGGTACTTAGTGATTGCTACTGGATTATGTCTTTACCTTAAAGTTATCAAGCTGTTAAAATGGGGGGTGGAAGCAATATGTATATACTTGTGACAAAAAAGTGCAGATCATTAGGTTTCATCACACAGTAAATTATAAACTATTTTTTTAGTTGTGGTGACATAATACCACACTGGTGTGAATTAGATATTTGTTATTGTGAAAATCATGTGCGAATCAGTGTGCTATTATGTGTGGCTCTGTTTTTACTGTTTCCCTAGCAGAAATGCATTAAATCAGGATTTTGTCATCCTTTATTTTTGTACAGTATAAATCTCCATTATGGGAAGATAAAAGCAAGCAGATTTCTTCTAATCATTTAATTCAGCACATGAAAGGAGAAAAATAATTGCTAGACATTataaagaattttcttttaacattGGTTTGGTTAAATGAATTGTGATAAAGATTGGTTTAATGGCTGTTTCATGCTAATTGTACTACCATAGATTTTGGGTAGATTATGCATTtggtaaattgtttattattgtcacttgtacctagatgcagtgaaaaactttgttttgcatatcatccatacagatcatttcatcacatcagtgcattgaggtagtacaaagggaaaaacaataataaaatgcagaatacagtgttacagttacagagaaggtgcgggcagacagtaaggtgcaaggccataacgaagtagattgtgaggtcaagagaccatcttactGTACCagaggaccattcagtagtcttataacagcgggatagaagctgtccttgagcctggtggtatgtgcttataggcttttgtatcttctgcc comes from Pristis pectinata isolate sPriPec2 chromosome 13, sPriPec2.1.pri, whole genome shotgun sequence and encodes:
- the pskh1 gene encoding serine/threonine-protein kinase H1 homolog gives rise to the protein MGCGTSKVLPEPSKNFHLDLVKTVEPYTGQNGDKYKHFIKDNTIKNRNKNDAPPPHQTNAYQQSGHWDQQNDPRRNKVAKYRAKFDPRVTAKYDIKALIGRGSFSRVVRVEHKSTKQPYAIKLIETKYKEGREVCESELNVLRRVRHTNVIQLIEVFETQERVYMVMELATGGELFDRIIAKGSFTERDATKVLQMVLDGVKYLHILGITHRDLKPENLLYYHPGADSKIMITDFGLASTRKKGDDCLMKTTCGTPEYIAPEILVRKPYTNSVDMWALGVVSYILLSGTMPFEDDNRTRLYRQILKGKYSYSGEPWPSVSNLAKDFIDRLLTVDPSERLTVGQALKHPWIVSMAASSSMKNLHRSISQNLLKRASSRCQSTKSAQSTRSSRSTKSNKSRRVRERELRELNLRYQQQYEG